In Gossypium hirsutum isolate 1008001.06 chromosome A10, Gossypium_hirsutum_v2.1, whole genome shotgun sequence, the DNA window GACCAAAGCCTGGAAAACCGACCGATCTTTCAAGAATGCGACACATTCTTGTGAAGCTGAAGCATTCACCTCCACCTCACATGATTCCACCTCCACCTGCTCCAGCAAAGGACGCTAAAGATGGAAAGGATGCTAAAGATGGAAAAGACTCGAAAAACGTTGACAAGGCTGCATCGAATGGAACTGCAGAGAAAGGGGCACCCGTTTCATCTGCAAAAGATGGCGCCGCCCCCACTGGCACTGCTGCTAATAATTCCTCCGCTGAACAAGATGCCGCCGCCACGACCGCTCCCACCAAGGACCAAACTGTTGCGGAACCAGAGGCAACAGCAGCCTAATTGCTTACAACACATTTACCATGGTTGTTTCCTTGCCctattcttttttgtttttgctcaAGGTTTCGATTTCAAATTGCATTGCCTATTACCATGGTATTTTCCTGGGAAGGATTTAGTACCATTAGTTACATACACAAGTACTATTCCTAattagttttttgttttttttttttaaacatttcaagAGATTGGACGTCAACTGTGATCGTTTTATTTTGCTTGTTGAATTGACTTTGTGGACTTATTATGTTGCTTgcaaagttacaaaatttgtctaTAATCTGCGCTTTGCTTATTATCATTTTCGTGGTTTTATCTTTGATTGTGTTTAAAGCATCGTAATCGTGGTTTTATCGATGATTGTgcttaaaatatcataaaaatgaCCTATTTAATAACTCTTCTTATATGTtagttttctcaaaaaaaaaaacttcgcTATTAAGAACAGAAGTTTctgtattttaatataattttttaatattgaaattggttgttttaaaaaaaatcttatataagaactttaaaggaaaaatattatgtatttctaatttttatttttgtacatttttacaaattaaggtACCAATAAATAACCACACAAGGCAAGCATTTTTTATTTACCAAGCTTGTCGCTAGCGATAACAACTTCATTGCAAGGTTTTTACTGGtccaactaaaataaaaaatgtatattaaaAATTGCTCAGTTGAACTGGTTAGTATCGATTATTAGGTTAATCAAATTCAATGCCCTTTTATGGATCGATATCCTGATCTGATTTGCCAATTCAGTTCAAACAACCTTTTATTTCAATAACGAGATCTTATTGAAGTAcatatttccaaaataaaaataagaatccAATGctaaaattcaataaaaacagAAACAAAAGGAAACTATTACACCTACCCATATATTGACAAGAAAAGTACAATATGAAATTAGACCTGAACACTGCTCTACATTCATACAATGTCTACCTGTCTTACAACTACAATCATCTAGAACAAAAGGAAACTATTACACCTACCCATATTCTTCTCATTTCTCACCCCCTTAAAAATCAATGTTCTTAGTTAAcgtttgttaaaataaaaaagtaaccTAACAAATTATTTTATCAACAAATTTTATACAGAAACAGGTTCTAGTGTTAAAAAAGCCAATCATTTGTTTCCTATGTTTAAGCTTTAAACCTGCAGCAACTTGTAAAGCTTCCAAAAAGTACATACCCGTACATCGAAAAGAGGAACCGAAGTGAGCCCCTGACAACAAATACATAATCGACATTCACCCTGGCGGCTTCTATACAACTCGAACCCAAGGTCCGCCGCACATCGGACATCCATAGGCCCAACGACTGATCCACCAACTCACCCGTTCATTTTGACTAGGTTGGTGGGTCGAATCAGCCGAAGCAAAAGCTGAAGTTTGTCGCAAACATCTCATGCACTGCATGATATAAAACCAATAGATATGTTATCAATAGGAAGTTCATCAGAGAGAGTTCCAAACAAACAAGGAaaatcatatatcaaaatgacaTATTTCAGCCCGACACTAGTGTCATGGTCGACAAAAAGACCATAGCGTTCAATTAAAATCTCTGGATGCGTGCGTTTTACATAAAATACATTGTCCTTCCATGCACCATTCTAAGCACTGTTACATCCTAATTCTATTTGACACCAACAATATTTGGAGTCATAACATTTCAAATCTTATGAGTGAAAGAAACTCTCCAACAAGAAGATCTACAGTTAAAGTCAAAGCCAGAAGCATTTATTTCACACGATAAAATGGCAGGACGACCAGCAGACCATATGAGCACAAGAAATGAAACAATTTACTTTTTGATTGTTCACAGAGGCAAGCAAATACCAAGCACCACTCAACCTCTTGTAAACTTAAAAGTGCTATATAAACTAAATGCTTTTTATTGATAAAACAGGGAAAAGAAATCTCCCAGTTCCAACTGATAGGAATTAAATACGAGGTGATCCTACAACAAGAACTGACAAAGACAAACACAGAAGTTAAAAGAGTAAATGTTTAAGAAAATTCTCAAACCTTGTACCAAACACCTTCAAGACCAGTCTTCCACACAGCAGTCACAACATCTCGTCGAGATCCCATTATACCGAGATATGCACCCAGGCCAACAGAAGTGTTTAAGCCAAATGCTGCATCTCTTTCAGACAGCCGACGCTTCCTTGGCCAGAGGGTTTGTACTCCGTAATGGACGTTAGAACTTTCCATTGAGCTTGTATCAGGCATATCAATCGAATTGCTTAGCCTGGGAATATCATCTCCCGGGCTCATGTCCTCCAGATCTGACCATGGACCACCAAACATATTCCGTCTGTGCCACTCTTCAGATGAGGGATGTAATTCTAACTCTCGCAGTAACAGACCAGCAGCATCTGCACCCCTAGGCCGAGGCATGTTCTGCAGACAATTCAGAAACATAATGGAAATTAAAAGGAATCTGGAACTCAAACAATTAGAACATCAAAGTGTAGGAGATTCCCTTATGCTAATTGAAACTGCTTTCATTAGCACAATATCTAGAATGCACTCCATAGATTCAGAAGAATCGACAAACAGACCGATTAGATACCCATATTATTTGCTTTTATCAGTACATCTCACTAACTACAAAGATGCAAATCATGACTTACATTATTTTTTTGTTGCCTAACTTTTATTAGCTAGATTATGCAACTAGGTCTCATAAACTTGGATGAAATTTGCCTACCTGCATATGTGGGCCAAGGGATGCTTCTACCACCTCAGGCAATACCGTATAATTTCCATCAATATAATGCAACCGCACCTGGATGCTGCTGCTTCCCACCTGAGAAACTGGTAACGGGTGTGGTAGACCAGAGGTACGCCTACAGAGATCCATAAGAATAAGGAAAAGAACCTTTACCTGCAGAGCAACATATGAGGTTTATTATATCAAGTTATCAACCCAGTCTGCCATTTCAGCATAGTCCTAAATATTACTTGGGACCCCTGAACACAGTTCCTaaagaaaaaaattcacataacataATTACTAGTGATGGTAGTGGTAATGGTAGCAATAAAAATACACAGTAACTACCTCCTCAAACGTGTATCCTTGACCAGCATTCCCAGAACCTATCTTTCCTGTCCTATGACCTTCCTCAGCACCTTTAGCTCCAGGTACTAATTGCCCAGCTCGTGCTCCCTGGGCTTCATCAGGTCTAGTCATGGTTGTTGGCTTAGCAGCAATAGAATTGACCTCCTCCATTTTCCCAGGAGCCCCAGGCTGATTTTTTTGTGGATTTGCATCAGTATTTCTTTGTGCATAGCGAGGCTGTAGAGCTCGCCGAAAGAAAAAGCAGAAAAGTAAAAGTTGACATAGTCTATGAAGAAAATGGCAATCCCCAATAAGCCTAACAGCGGGTGTTCCAGGGAAAGTTCCTGTATTAATGCTTATTGGCATAAAGGACGAGGGGCCACTTATGGTGTTCGGAGTTGAAGTGGAAACTCCGTCAGTTGAGCCACTAATCTTAGCAATAGCACCCTGTACCCAAGCTTGCATCTGTGTGCTTCCAGTCGAACTTGTCGTGCCACTTTGACCAGCTGTAAAACATGGGTTTCTTGCTGTGACTTAGGCATATAAATATAGCAATTTCAAAGGTACAAATCAAGAAGGGTAACAGACACGAAGTTCTTCAGCATCACCCaataaagcaaaaagaaaaagaaaagcaatttTCAATGTCAAAAGAAATTGCTACTGACCCTGACTAGTTGCTGGAGTTGCTGAACTTTGGGTAGGACTTGTTACCATATTGCGATTGCTACCAGTACCTGCAGTAACAGCATGGCTAGCCAATGTGCGGCAGAAACTTGCATAACGACGCAAGCGTGTAATAAAATGTGAAGCCAGATCCAGAACAGCATCAACATAAGCCTGCATATTGCATCAACAATAGTGCATATAAAGCTAACAAAAAAAAAGGCTGAACTCTCTGCTGAAAGAAAACGCTAGTGGTAGAACATATAAGAATATTTTCATATGCCAAGATGTGAACTGCTTATGTGGGGAATAGTCACTAGTCTAACAACATGATCCAAGAGCAACCATATACCCTCATGCTGCACATAAGAAAGTTGCTAAACTTATGAATGAAACAAAGGTAAAAAATAAAGAAGCAACATCAAAAGAATGGACAgtgaatatattttatttcaaaagttCAATTTCAGCAGGACAAAAGACTTATTACATGTGCAGGTAAGTCAAACATAGAGGCAAGACCTGAATGCTCTGAACAAGAGCCGGATCAACAGCCATTGCTTCAGGATCAATGCTGGATAACGTCTCGCCAGATGCCTGCCATGGTTCTGATACTAATGCTGAAGGATTTACTAAAGCTGATTCAATTCCTTTCCCTAGCATATCCAGTAGCAACCTTGCTTGCATATCTAGAACCATTGCCCTAACCTCTTGGGCGTTTGTACCTTCCAGTAGCCTGCACTTTATCCTGTCCAGACTCTGCAAAGTATAAAGATAATATTGAACTTTCAAGCAAATTGAACAACTACCACTGAGAAGttcaaaatttcaagcttctCATTTATATTATAGAACATGAAAGAAGGAAGCAGAATTAGACAGACAGGAGAATATTTAGGCTGTCAATTTCAACGAAGCTGGTAGCATGATAGCCTCATTAGATGAGGTTCAAAGCACTGGGGTACACTTTCTTTAAACCATGTAATAATTGGCAAAGTTAATAACCAACTAGAACTAATAATGTAAAAACCAACAGCCAACCAGatagtgcaaaaaaaaaagttagcgAAAGACATACAGGTCCATACTGTTGCCTGTGCTGAATAGAAGGGAGAGAGTGAAAATCCGCATCTAAGACAGCAATCACGCTGTTCAGAGAAACTGAAAAGGACAATAAACATCAAAAACAGAAGTCAAGTAAGACTAGGTGGTGATACAAAATGAATATGCTAAGGAAAAATATAACTTGCTCTTAGGTAAAAAATTTCAACAGATAGTGAAAGCTTGTTTACCAATGCCATCCTCAGCAGCACTCTGCGTACAGCCAACAGCATCCCACCAATCAACTCCAACCAAAAGACTCCACCAAAACCTGCTCCGAGttattaataatagtaattataaaAATCCATCAAATCAGTACATGTTTATAGATTAGCTAATTTGGTACCTCTCCGCAATAGCACGTTCCCAGGTTGATGAGTTAGCCTTTATTTGACTACTTGAAATGGCAGGAGGAAGAACACGGATTATCTTCAACATGGTACGGTCCTTGCTAGTGTCATGCCAAACAGAAGCAGAACAACAGCTTGTTGAAGAGAAGGCAGGGGCAGCAATAGCAGAACCAACATTAATTTGGTAGTTATCAACAGCACTAAAGTTTGGACCAGAAAAAATGTGGACTCCACCCCGAAGAAACGAAATAGCTATCTCTCCACCATGCGCAGAATAAACAATTCGAGCAAGGGTCCTAACGTCACTTGGTAGATCAAAAGGATCAAAACTAACCCTCTTTAACTTCTCGGAACTCGAATCAGATGCTTTACGAGAATCAGAAGTTGGTCCGGCAGCAGCTGCTTGGTGAGACTTAAAGTCATTAGTTGGTGGTATGCTTGTATCCACTTTGGACACCCAAACAGTCTGCTTAGGTGCCTGCCCACCGAAACTGGAAGAAGGGTTCCCAAATATATTATGGAGAACAACAGACTGAAGAGATGATTCCCACCGTTGCACTCTCCAACCTGTGATTGTAGGACCCTCGTCTGGATCATATGGGGACATGTATTGTCCTGCAATAAGCAAGATGACAGAATTTAGAGATGACCGACTAACAGCTTGTAAAATATGAACTATCTCATTCAAAAACCAATGGTATCAACAGCAAAGAAGCATTCAGTCCAAAATGAAGTGTATACTATAATTATCATTGTCATGCCAATGATCTATTTCAGTTGCAGCCTAAGTGTCCCAATACAGGCCGGAATCATGACCCATCTAGTCTTATTTTCTAATTTACAAGTAAAAATACCGTCATAACGACTAATAACTTAACAAATTAATCAACAAGCAAGATTCTCCAAGAATCAGAAATATCAACTTaaccaaacattaaaaaaaagctTTTTTAATAGGAAAAGCAAGAAGTACACAAATTAACTTGAAAGATCAGACAAGTACCCTCAACAATAACAACAGCAATTACAGAACCACCCCGAGTTGGATCAAAGGCAACTGCAGTTACACCAGAGCCCCAAGTAGTGGTTGCTGCAGATTGTGCTGCAGCCTCAGGACTCACATATGCTGAGAAATTTGAAACTGGTGAGCAATGTAGTGAGACAACATCATTAAAATCTTGATCTGCTGTCTTCTTCCCTTGCTTTGCTTCAGATATCAAATATTCTTGCCAACTAAATAAATATGCAGCCAACGGGGCAAAACCAGCCCAGTTGGGTGGATTAACTGAGGGTGGGATCCCATTACTTGTGCTCGTCTTTGCAGTAGCTTGAAATCCATTTCCAGTGCCGGGAGTAACCTCCCAGACAACGACAGTAGATGGGTTTACAATTGGAACGCCTGCCACATGCATGGCACCACTGTCCGTTATTATTGCATCAGCAGCCATGATACCACTAGGCCCAGCACCCAATATTCCCTTGCTTGTGCAAAACCACTTTCGTGCTACACTACCCTGCGTAGGGGGCCACTGGGACCAATGAAGTTGAACAGATCCTGAAGAGAAGACGGAACAAACACACAGAAAATTGGGCCACCTGgctgtaaaagaaaaaaaaaacacatttttcatACAAGCAATGAGTACCTTCCAAATTTCTATAATGATTTCAATGTGAAAACAGAAAGAGCAGACCAAATGACAAGTTATGACCAAATGAGGTCATCATCA includes these proteins:
- the LOC107925132 gene encoding mediator of RNA polymerase II transcription subunit 16 isoform X1, which produces MNQQPGLGDNKESEEEPVAQPVDSAVKLGLEKPVGSEPVSGVGEDEVFVASSGKSEDTVMEEDPVNPAIVFCIWLKQPKSNLRYKMRVPELCRNFSAVAWCGKLNAIACATETCARIPSSNANPPFWIPIQIVIPERPTECAVFNVTADSPRDSVQFIEWSPTSCPRALLIANFHGRVTIWTQPSQEPAHLVRDASFWKREHEWRQDIAVVTKWLSGVSPVSTLLPTKLISRNGYLRWLSSKSSNPANSKSTFEEKFLSHQSQNSARWPNFLCVCSVFSSGSVQLHWSQWPPTQGSVARKWFCTSKGILGAGPSGIMAADAIITDSGAMHVAGVPIVNPSTVVVWEVTPGTGNGFQATAKTSTSNGIPPSVNPPNWAGFAPLAAYLFSWQEYLISEAKQGKKTADQDFNDVVSLHCSPVSNFSAYVSPEAAAQSAATTTWGSGVTAVAFDPTRGGSVIAVVIVEGQYMSPYDPDEGPTITGWRVQRWESSLQSVVLHNIFGNPSSSFGGQAPKQTVWVSKVDTSIPPTNDFKSHQAAAAGPTSDSRKASDSSSEKLKRVSFDPFDLPSDVRTLARIVYSAHGGEIAISFLRGGVHIFSGPNFSAVDNYQINVGSAIAAPAFSSTSCCSASVWHDTSKDRTMLKIIRVLPPAISSSQIKANSSTWERAIAERFWWSLLVGVDWWDAVGCTQSAAEDGIVSLNSVIAVLDADFHSLPSIQHRQQYGPSLDRIKCRLLEGTNAQEVRAMVLDMQARLLLDMLGKGIESALVNPSALVSEPWQASGETLSSIDPEAMAVDPALVQSIQAYVDAVLDLASHFITRLRRYASFCRTLASHAVTAGTGSNRNMVTSPTQSSATPATSQAGQSGTTSSTGSTQMQAWVQGAIAKISGSTDGVSTSTPNTISGPSSFMPISINTGTFPGTPAVRLIGDCHFLHRLCQLLLFCFFFRRALQPRYAQRNTDANPQKNQPGAPGKMEEVNSIAAKPTTMTRPDEAQGARAGQLVPGAKGAEEGHRTGKIGSGNAGQGYTFEEVKVLFLILMDLCRRTSGLPHPLPVSQVGSSSIQVRLHYIDGNYTVLPEVVEASLGPHMQNMPRPRGADAAGLLLRELELHPSSEEWHRRNMFGGPWSDLEDMSPGDDIPRLSNSIDMPDTSSMESSNVHYGVQTLWPRKRRLSERDAAFGLNTSVGLGAYLGIMGSRRDVVTAVWKTGLEGVWYKCMRCLRQTSAFASADSTHQPSQNERVSWWISRWAYGCPMCGGPWVRVV
- the LOC107925132 gene encoding mediator of RNA polymerase II transcription subunit 16 isoform X3, producing MNQQPGLGDNKESEEEPVAQPVDSAVKLGLEKPVGSEPVSGVGEDEVFVASSGKSEDTVMEEDPVNPAIVFCIWLKQPKSNLRYKMRVPELCRNFSAVAWCGKLNAIACATETCARIPSSNANPPFWIPIQIVIPERPTECAVFNVTADSPRDSVQFIEWSPTSCPRALLIANFHGRVTIWTQPSQEPAHLVRDASFWKREHEWRQDIAVVTKWLSGVSPVSTLLPTKLISRNGYLRWLSSKSSNPANSKSTFEEKFLSHQSQNSARWPNFLCVCSVFSSGSVQLHWSQWPPTQGSVARKWFCTSKGILGAGPSGIMAADAIITDSGAMHVAGVPIVNPSTVVVWEVTPGTGNGFQATAKTSTSNGIPPSVNPPNWAGFAPLAAYLFSWQEYLISEAKQGKKTADQDFNDVVSLHCSPVSNFSAYVSPEAAAQSAATTTWGSGVTAVAFDPTRGGSVIAVVIVEGQYMSPYDPDEGPTITGWRVQRWESSLQSVVLHNIFGNPSSSFGGQAPKQTVWVSKVDTSIPPTNDFKSHQAAAAGPTSDSRKASDSSSEKLKRVSFDPFDLPSDVRTLARIVYSAHGGEIAISFLRGGVHIFSGPNFSAVDNYQINVGSAIAAPAFSSTSCCSASVWHDTSKDRTMLKIIRVLPPAISSSQIKANSSTWERAIAERFWWSLLVGVDWWDAVGCTQSAAEDGIVSLNSVIAVLDADFHSLPSIQHRQQYGPSLDRIKCRLLEGTNAQEVRAMVLDMQARLLLDMLGKGIESALVNPSALVSEPWQASGETLSSIDPEAMAVDPALVQSIQAYVDAVLDLASHFITRLRRYASFCRTLASHAVTAGTGSNRNMVTSPTQSSATPATSQAGQSGTTSSTGSTQMQAWVQGAIAKISGSTDGVSTSTPNTISGPSSFMPISINTGTFPGTPAVRLIGDCHFLHRLCQLLLFCFFFRRALQPRYAQRNTDANPQKNQPGAPGKMEEVNSIAAKPTTMTRPDEAQGARAGQLVPGAKGAEEGHRTGKIGSGNAGQGYTFEEELCSGVPSNI
- the LOC107925132 gene encoding mediator of RNA polymerase II transcription subunit 16 isoform X2, which encodes MNQQPGLGDNKESEEEPVAQPVDSAVKLGLEKPVGSEPVSGVGEDEVFVASSGKSEDTVMEEDPVNPAIVFCIWLKQPKSNLRYKMRVPELCRNFSAVAWCGKLNAIACATETCARIPSSNANPPFWIPIQIVIPERPTECAVFNVTADSPRDSVQFIEWSPTSCPRALLIANFHGRVTIWTQPSQEPAHLVRDASFWKREHEWRQDIAVVTKWLSGVSPYRWLSSKSSNPANSKSTFEEKFLSHQSQNSARWPNFLCVCSVFSSGSVQLHWSQWPPTQGSVARKWFCTSKGILGAGPSGIMAADAIITDSGAMHVAGVPIVNPSTVVVWEVTPGTGNGFQATAKTSTSNGIPPSVNPPNWAGFAPLAAYLFSWQEYLISEAKQGKKTADQDFNDVVSLHCSPVSNFSAYVSPEAAAQSAATTTWGSGVTAVAFDPTRGGSVIAVVIVEGQYMSPYDPDEGPTITGWRVQRWESSLQSVVLHNIFGNPSSSFGGQAPKQTVWVSKVDTSIPPTNDFKSHQAAAAGPTSDSRKASDSSSEKLKRVSFDPFDLPSDVRTLARIVYSAHGGEIAISFLRGGVHIFSGPNFSAVDNYQINVGSAIAAPAFSSTSCCSASVWHDTSKDRTMLKIIRVLPPAISSSQIKANSSTWERAIAERFWWSLLVGVDWWDAVGCTQSAAEDGIVSLNSVIAVLDADFHSLPSIQHRQQYGPSLDRIKCRLLEGTNAQEVRAMVLDMQARLLLDMLGKGIESALVNPSALVSEPWQASGETLSSIDPEAMAVDPALVQSIQAYVDAVLDLASHFITRLRRYASFCRTLASHAVTAGTGSNRNMVTSPTQSSATPATSQAGQSGTTSSTGSTQMQAWVQGAIAKISGSTDGVSTSTPNTISGPSSFMPISINTGTFPGTPAVRLIGDCHFLHRLCQLLLFCFFFRRALQPRYAQRNTDANPQKNQPGAPGKMEEVNSIAAKPTTMTRPDEAQGARAGQLVPGAKGAEEGHRTGKIGSGNAGQGYTFEEVKVLFLILMDLCRRTSGLPHPLPVSQVGSSSIQVRLHYIDGNYTVLPEVVEASLGPHMQNMPRPRGADAAGLLLRELELHPSSEEWHRRNMFGGPWSDLEDMSPGDDIPRLSNSIDMPDTSSMESSNVHYGVQTLWPRKRRLSERDAAFGLNTSVGLGAYLGIMGSRRDVVTAVWKTGLEGVWYKCMRCLRQTSAFASADSTHQPSQNERVSWWISRWAYGCPMCGGPWVRVV